In Ammospiza caudacuta isolate bAmmCau1 chromosome 2, bAmmCau1.pri, whole genome shotgun sequence, a genomic segment contains:
- the RABL3 gene encoding rab-like protein 3 isoform X1, protein MAALDRVKVLVLGDSGVGKSSLVHLLCHNQVLGNPSWTVGCSVDVRIHDYKEGTPEEKTYYIELWDVGGSVGSATSVKSTRAVFYNLLNGIILVHDLTNKKSSQNLYRWSLEALNRDVAPTGVLVTNGSDYDREQFGDNQIPLLVIGTKLDQIPETKRNEVLTRTAFLAEDFNAEEINLDCTNPRYLAAGSSNAVKLSRFFDKVIEKRYVLRDGNQIPGFSERKRFGGGTLKSLHYD, encoded by the exons ATGGCGGCTCTGGACAGGGTCaaggtgctggtgctgggcgACTCCG GTGTCGGGAAATCGTCCCTCGTTCACCTCTTGTGCCACAACCAGGTGCTGGGAAACCCGTCCTGGACTGTGGGCTGCTCCGTGGATGTGCGA ATCCATGACTACAAAGAAGGAACCCCAGAAGAGAAGACCTATTACATTGAGCTGTGGGATGTTGGAGGTTCTGTGGGCAGTGCCACCAGTGTGAAAAGCACACGAGCTGTGTTCTATAATTTGCTGAATG GGATAATTTTAGTGCATGACTTGACCAACAAGAAATCATCCCAGAATTTGTATCGCTGGTCATTGGAAGCACTCAACAGAGATGTTGCTCCAACAGGAGTTCTTGTGACAAATGG CAGTGACTATGACCGTGAACAGTTTGGTGATAACCAGATCCCACTGCTGGTGATAGGAACCAAACTGGATCAGATCCCAGAAACTAAGAGGAATGAAGTTTTGACCAGAACAGCATTCTTGGCTGAGGATTTCAATGCTGAAGAGATAAATTTG GACTGCACCAATCCTCGTTATCTGGCTGCAGGTTCATCCAATGCTGTCAAACTAAGCAGGTTTTTTGATAAG GTCATAGAGAAGAGATACGTCTTGAGAGATGGCAATCAG ATTCCTGGCTTCTCTGAAAGGAAGAGGTTTGGAGGAGGAACACTGAAGAGCCTTCATTATGACTGA
- the RABL3 gene encoding rab-like protein 3 isoform X2, protein MAALDRVKVLVLGDSGVGKSSLVHLLCHNQVLGNPSWTVGCSVDVRIHDYKEGTPEEKTYYIELWDVGGSVGSATSVKSTRAVFYNLLNGIILVHDLTNKKSSQNLYRWSLEALNRDVAPTGVLVTNGDYDREQFGDNQIPLLVIGTKLDQIPETKRNEVLTRTAFLAEDFNAEEINLDCTNPRYLAAGSSNAVKLSRFFDKVIEKRYVLRDGNQIPGFSERKRFGGGTLKSLHYD, encoded by the exons ATGGCGGCTCTGGACAGGGTCaaggtgctggtgctgggcgACTCCG GTGTCGGGAAATCGTCCCTCGTTCACCTCTTGTGCCACAACCAGGTGCTGGGAAACCCGTCCTGGACTGTGGGCTGCTCCGTGGATGTGCGA ATCCATGACTACAAAGAAGGAACCCCAGAAGAGAAGACCTATTACATTGAGCTGTGGGATGTTGGAGGTTCTGTGGGCAGTGCCACCAGTGTGAAAAGCACACGAGCTGTGTTCTATAATTTGCTGAATG GGATAATTTTAGTGCATGACTTGACCAACAAGAAATCATCCCAGAATTTGTATCGCTGGTCATTGGAAGCACTCAACAGAGATGTTGCTCCAACAGGAGTTCTTGTGACAAATGG TGACTATGACCGTGAACAGTTTGGTGATAACCAGATCCCACTGCTGGTGATAGGAACCAAACTGGATCAGATCCCAGAAACTAAGAGGAATGAAGTTTTGACCAGAACAGCATTCTTGGCTGAGGATTTCAATGCTGAAGAGATAAATTTG GACTGCACCAATCCTCGTTATCTGGCTGCAGGTTCATCCAATGCTGTCAAACTAAGCAGGTTTTTTGATAAG GTCATAGAGAAGAGATACGTCTTGAGAGATGGCAATCAG ATTCCTGGCTTCTCTGAAAGGAAGAGGTTTGGAGGAGGAACACTGAAGAGCCTTCATTATGACTGA